The Panicum virgatum strain AP13 chromosome 6K, P.virgatum_v5, whole genome shotgun sequence nucleotide sequence GTAGCAACCAGCCGAAACCCAAAACCATCACCGCCTCTCCCTTTATCATATACTGTCACAGTTTTTTTTCATAAGCACATCATTTTTTACGGAAATTCACTTATGAATCCGATAACATAGAACAATGGGAAAAGAAGCTCAGCTGGGTAATGTTCCTCGGTAGAGTTTGGATAAAGCATTCCCAATTAAAAACTTCATACACATATGGCAACAATATCTGAAGTACTTGGTAGCGTGTCACTATGTATTATGTATAagccttaatctaaaaaaatgtaTTATGTATAGGCCCGGCATTATACTAGTTTTTATAGACTATAGAGTGAGGTGAAACCCAAGAGAAAGTTGCGACGGCAGCAATAATAAAGTCCATGGTCCCGTACTCTTGGCGATGCCATTGCTACCCTGTCCTACACGTAACGAAACCTGCTCGGCTCTGAAACCATGAAGGCGCTGTAGACTGAAACTGTAGAGCACTGTAGAGAGATTGGCCTATACTACTACGCATATAGCTGGTCCCTGGTTTGTTGGTTCATGGGCCCACCAGCGTGCCGTGGGGCCTCTTCAATCCAAAAATAACGAGATTCctctaaaaaaattcaaaaaagttTTGCCGATCACCGTCTCAGAAAAGGTCGTGCTATTTcgttttttaaaataaaaaatgggAGGAAAAAACGTCGTGCTAGAACGTGTTGAAAACTTGAAATATTTGGTTAATTTGGAATTCCGCTTGCATGAATTGGGTACAGTGCATTTCGATTGCACAGGTCTGGATCTGGCACTGGTCCTGCTCCAAGAAGTGGGGCTCCAATCTTAAGCttatgcagcagcagcaggccagcagcttATGTAAGTGAACTAAATTGGCCTCATTGAAACAAATAAAAGTACTGCACTTGGGTAGGAGGGTAATGTGCAATAATTTTACTGCAGCAGTTGCCAGCTCCCAGCACATTTAATCCTGCACCGTACGCACGTTAAGCAAGAGATTTGGTCCACGGTGATCTGCAATTGCAGTTCTACAGTCCGGAAAACACAAAGGGAGATGTCattcttatttttcttttttgaaagacAAGTGCAGATGCTAAAGAAGCATAGTAACCAGTTTCTGAGTATATAAGTCAAATGTACAGACTACACTATGTTCCGCTGACAACCagcagcagtacttttctctcacatcaaatcagcaccaaccatCAGCCACCAGCTAGCAGttttttctctcataacaaatcagcaccagcacTTATATAGTAATTCCAATTTGGATTGCAGGGTTCCTAAAAGTAcgaatagaagaaaaaaaaacatgtgatTCAAGTGGTTTCACTTGCAATCATATAGGAATTGAGAATGTACCAAACCTTCTAATGAAACGTTTGGATACACCCATGAAAAACAAATGAATTCGAGGACAGGGCACaaagaaaaaattataaaaGGTCAGAGTTCTTGTTAGATTTAATTTCCTTCCAAATTGCTATGGATCGAGGCACTCCATTGGATCTTTTTAGATTGTACGACATCCAAACGTTCGGTTAAAGGAACATACcaggaacaaaatttcttatatgTAATCCTATACAATTCTTCCACCCATCCTTTTTGTTCCAAAAAGGGCACTGCCATTCTTCATCAGAGGAATAAAGGGCAAGATTTGCCGTCCACTGGAATCAAAAGCGCCGCGCGTACACGTTCTCGACGCGTGCAATGCAACCCAACGcaacgctgctgctgctgctgcgccctGCGCGCGAGGGACTCTGCCGCAGCCGTCGGCATCGGCACCGAGGAAGCAAAACCGGAACGCGGGGGGCCCGTCCGGTCGGCAGACCATGGCGGCGAGCACCGACACCTCGGAGGCGAGGATTCCGTCGAGATGACTCGCACCTCCGCGCGCCGGTCGCCTTTCGGCGCCCGGCGACATCGACGCGGCGTGCAAGATATCGCCGTGCCGGCGTGCCCGCGCTCGCGTGGTCCGCGTCCTGGCGATCGGATCCCACCTGCGAGACGTTTGGCGTTATACAGGTGCTGCAATAAGCCAAATTAGAAAGAAATAGACAATTTTTGATACAGGGTTTGGTTATTCACTTGGGCCTTGTTTCGACTGGAGTTTGTAGCAGAATATGAACATACATGCATATGCTGAATTCTTGAATGGATTTTTTTACAATTAAACAAATAGCAGTTGGATTATTTAAATTTCTTTGGCCATAAGCCATGTGCTTCATGCACTGGCAAGCAAATGATGGATGGGGGATCCTCAGATCGTCTGTGAGATCCTAAGGAGGCCATTGAAGATTGATGAATAAGCAAAGAGAATAAAGACATTGAGTATTTTAATGGCTGCCTGAATTCACAGAGTTTGTGGGCAACATAAATTATAGTTTTACAATTTGATCTTTGACTTTATGAATCTATTCAATGTAAGAAATAAGCATGCCAACTAATTATTTATTTCCAGCATGCATAGAAGTCTGCATCTTTGCATCAATTGCAAAATGACAATCTAAATATCTTGTAATTTGCCTTTTTCAGGGACCAACAATTGTGGATCAAGTTGTGAACATAACCCCAGCTGAAGATTACATCTACATCCCTGTTATTGAACAGGTATACAATTGAGTAACTTATGTTTTGGTCAATGAGGTGACTCGTACAAGTTCAACTCCTAATGCAGATTGGAGTACTCCTCTTCAGAGGTAACTTCAATTGCCAATGCAattgtttagtttttttttctccctggTAGTTAGATCATGAGCCTTCCACAGTGGTTGTGGCAGACTGAAAACAGGGATCTCTTGTAAGAAGTGGTTGAAGGAATGAATGCTGATCAAGTGCCAACATCTTGCACATTTTTACTCAATAGTGACTAGATATCTGAAACAATCCATGTTTGATATTTTGATATTTTGAAGGCATATTCATACCTCTTATTTGTTCCCAATGTTTGCAGAGGCAATCCATGTGAAGGATATTGAACAATCAAATTTGCAGGAGAAAAATCAGAGCTGACCTGTGCACATTAAAGAGTAAACAATGTTGCTAAATGTTTCATGTTTTTTTAGTGTCTAACTGGGAGATAAACAATGTATGCCTTTCAGCATTTGGCTTCTCTGCATAAGTGCAATAGGCCTCTACAATATCATCCATTGGGACCACCATGTCTATCAAGCCCTCTCACCATACTACATGATGCACGTTTTGTTTATAGCCTTCAGTGTTTATTTTCTGACCCCTGGTTAGTCCAATTCTACTAATTCCTACTTTCATGGCTCTACAGCAGCAACAACCGGTCACCAGCTCCTCTCCTCGTGCCTccgcgccgctgctcctgccGTTTAGACCAATTTTTTTCGCTGGCAATATAGGTAACTAGGATTATTCAGTTCTTGAAACATTATAATGAACTGAAAACATTGGAATACTGCTGTTTAGATTGCCATTGTACAATTAGTCAAAAAGATAAACCTAGAAGATTTTGCATATGTAGTATGCTTTATTACCAACACATATATTGTTTTTTGATTGCTTAATTTGCATTATATGATGTTGCCATAGCGTTAGCATGGGCATTGTTTGTTCAGGGATGCCATAACAATAATCCCATGGATATGATCATTTTAAATTGATCAATAATTCTCAGTTGTATGGATGGTTGATGcgtggcggaggtggaggaggcggttGTGGGGAAGCCCGTGGGAAGAATCTTCCCTGGTTTTGGAAGGTAAAAACAAATCCCTTGCTTCCATCAATATCTTTATGCAAGTATTTTGGCTGATCATTTCTTTTTGCAGAGATCTGGAGAATTAGTTACAAAGATTTGTTTGAATGCTGAGAATGAGATAATACACACCCTTGCATTCTTAGCTGGTGCCATGGTTTTGTCACAGGTACTAATGAGATCTAATGAGATAACCACCGTCTTGGTTTTGTATATTGTTAGCTGTGATCTAATGAGATTATTATTTTTCAGAAATGAAGAAATACCCGTTTTGAGctatataattttgaatttcaatGGGATTTCGCAAAACTAAAAACTAGGTTGTGCTTCCTTTAATTTAAACTACATACTTGATTATCCATATTTTCATATGATTTGTTTGTGCTTTGACACTATTATGTAAATAAATTAACCTCAAAAAATATATTTGCTAAGATCAACATCATTTTACCTATGTTGTGTTTCCATATTCATTTGGATAACTGGATGGATGCTCTTTCGGTCTATGCCTCTGGGTCAGACGATGAAAGTACGTATCTATAGTACTTCTATAGGTGTGAAAGTGTCTGCCGTAGCGTTAGCACAGGCACTTAGAGGCCAATCAGATCATGTGTTGTTTGGTATACGTCTGAAATAACTCTATGGATCATGTGTTGTTTGATGGACGTCTGAAATTTACCCGTGCTACGTGACGTTAGCACGGGCACCTTActattttaatattttaatgTAACTTTTTGAAATCAATGAAATTTCCCTTAAAAAAAatgagcagaggcggcggctcaCCAAAGATGGATCGCTCGATCGGTTCAACGGCCGTGCCTCGATCCTACCGTCATCCGTGTTAGGGGTGCACGTTTTTCTGCTGGCGCGGTGGCGCCACGCTCAACTGACGTGGCCTGCTTCTTCTTCAAAGCCGATACCGTTGCATGGAAGATAGAGCCTCCTTCAACCCGTTGCACGGCGGCATGCTCCACCGGTCCTCTAATGTTGCGGTGGATCTGGCACGCAACACTTAGATCCAGAGCACAGCACAGGGGTACACGGTTTTCTGCTCTCTTGCCACGTTCGATAGGCCTCGAGGCTTCGCTGCTTGCATGCTCGTCCATCGATGTCGTTGTGCTCGTGGCGACGGCGCGGTGCACGCACGCGGCACGGCGACAatgccaccacgccgccgcctgaCCGGTCCGCCGCCACTAAGGGGAGAGCTCTGTGCCAGCACCCGGTGGCGCACATCCGGCACTGTGGCGGGCCTTGGACCGCGCGCGCAGAGTTCCTCTGCTGGATTTCCGTCGTCTGGGAACAGAGCAGGCCTGTGAAGTGAAGCCCCGTTTGGTTTGTAGTAGCAAGTGAAGCCCCGTTTGGTTCGTAGTAGCAcaagtagtacaaaaattttgaccaataattagagatactaaataaagttaatttacaaaactaactccacaaccctgcgctacttcgcgagacgaacctaatgaggtctttgaccgcacgattagatgatgattactgtagtattactgtagccaatcatcgattaattactgtcattagattcgtcgtgaaaagttacacacattcgtgaaaaaaatttgcaaataaacttcgtttaatactccatgcatgtgagatttttttctcgGGAATTGTGTGCGCTACTCGTGCTACTGAACCAAACAGGCCCCAATGGGCCGAGTCGGATGATCCGGTTACCTCTCTCCATCAGAGTGAGTGCGTGATCACTCGGTTCCGGCTCAGTCTGTACGCCGATGATGCAGCTTTGTTTCTGAATCGAACAAAGGAAGAAGTGACAGCAGTGAAGCGAATTCTGTCCACATTTGGAGCGGTGTCTGGCTTAGTTACAAACATGACAAAGAGCGCCGTGTTCCCGATCTGTGAAAATATTGACACGGCTGCGGCGATAAATTCCGTCACCGCAGCCAACTATTATGGAAGGACCCCATGATATAGACGTGTATTCTTTAAGGCCCGAGGCAGTAAAGAATTCAGTCTTTGCTACATACTATAGTTGTATTTTCAAGCATTGATCTTAGAGACATGCGCTAGTAGCGGCACACATACGATTTGATCAGGTGGACTTCACTATTGTTTACAGACTGAACACTTTGTGCAGGTATTGTGTATCAACTGAACTTCTTTGACTCCCTTGTAGTAAGATGTCAGAGACTCAGAGACCACTGTAGCTCATACATCTGCCCTAAAAAACACATTATGCTTGAGACTGACATGCAGCTAATAAGCTTCTGACCTAAGGTAAGATACAAAGCAGCTCCTGATGGCTGCGATCAAGTTCAAGATAATTACTTGACAGATCAACCTGAAGGTTGATGCAGAGGTAACGCCCCATGCTTATGAAGTTATGGTTTTCTTTTCATACAGATGGGCTTTAAGGCCTCAAACAGATTCCACGATCTGAAAGATAATAGGCTGCATTAGAGAATCAGAAACAGGGAACGGGGCATCCAGCAATATGCAACAATGCCATACAGGGAGCTGCTTTGGAGTTCGAGGGTGCTAACCTGAGAGGTAAAACTCCATGTTTCGACGTGTAGTTTTTGCGTTGATATGATGAAGCAACCCATGGCATTTCCTGGCTCCATAAAGAATTCCTCTCGGAAACGACCGACCCGCTTGCTCATGATGTCAAAGGGGACTTCGTCAGTGCTTGGCATCCCTTCAGCTCGTAGCCCATCTTCACAAACAAGGAGCTCATTCCCGACAATGAATAACCCAGACACACGAATTGCGACGCCTTCTTCCCCATGTGCACAACAGCGAACCTTTTCTATTACATGAACGATCTTACTACGAGGGCGGCTACATTTCAGCATTTTCCTTATTCTTGACAAGGTCCCAAATATGTCGCTTTGGCCGATATGTTCTTCCCCTAAGAAACTAGGAAGAAAAAGGGGGGAAATGTCAGGTCAATTCAGTTTTGGCAAGACAACAGGACATCAGTCTGCTATTATTGTCAGCAGTAACAGGAAATAGATAGAAACATGTGCATCTTAGACAACTTGTAAGACCATCGATGGTCAGGTTATTTTGCTTAACGCATCAGTAACAGCATCCAATTACTATCATACCTGAAAACAGACTCCTCTCTATAGAATGTTTTCATGTAGCGCCAGACAGTATCCGAACCATAAAACATCAGATAGTAATGTACAGCAAGCATCTGGGATGTAGAAAACAATGTAGGTCAGTAGCTAACTAAATGTTACCGAACTTTGTTTTGCAATAAGAGAAAACGTGATACCAGCAAACACATGAACTTTATCCCAAAATCTCACAAACAATGAGAAAGGAAAACCATGTGCAGAGATGCAGTTCATGAGTTTCACACACATGATTGCATGCATTTGGTGACAGTATGTCCGGAGCACAGAAACTGTGCTACTAGTCCTGGCTGCCTACAATTGTTATTGTTATGTTGATAAAAGAAGAAACTTTCGTTGTTTTTGACTTTCAATAGTTGCTTAAGGCCAAAAAATATCAATTCTACTCTTTACTTTAAGATAAATTTGTAGCTAACTAGGTGCGCCCAAAAGACATAAGAGTAGTACACATGCAGAAGCTTCTATAAGCTGCTGGTCGATCATAAGGCCTGGATTAAAATTGCTGAGAGTTACTAAGACAACTGAGGTGATATCTTCTAAGACAACTGAGGTGATATCAGCTAAATTAACTGAGGTAATGTATCTTGCAAGAACTGGTTCCGGTATAAATTTCTTGACCCTGATGATATCTGCTAAAGAACCGCCATCCATGTACTCAAGTGCAAAATATATTGCTCCAGAATTAGGCTTGTAAAATGCTCCATGGAATTCAACCAAGCCTGGATAGCAACAGGCTTCTGATAATGTTCCCAACTCATTAATAATCTGTTCTCTTTTCTCCTGTGAAAtgaaagagcaggatattccAATTAAATTATCATTCAGTTGTCTGCTAAATATGATAAGGAAATGAGCTCTTCAAACCAGATGTATTAGCTGACTACATCAACAGCGGAAACAACAAGAGAAAATGCTGTATAGATAGCATAACCTGAATGCTAAGATACAACATTGCAAGACACATTACAACAGAGTCTGCTCTGGTCATCTGAATTAATTTTGATAACCTGATTGCCGTACtatttgattctttttttttcattgtgcTTGTTTATTCCTGTTGCTTTGTTATCTATCCTTCCAAATACATATGCTCTTTTTCCTTTCACAAGAAACTGGGAACAACCAAGATCTTACCTTATgtatttttctttaaaaaaatgatGACTTGATTCAAATATGGGCATACAGATGTGGTACTcaggaaaaaataaaaagtatTATGCTTTGGTGTAATTGATTCCATACTAACAGAAGAAATTATTTTGACACACTCTACTCAGAATTCCTGTATCAATTTCCCTGTATGCCCTGTAATGCAACACTTATAAAGTTTAGTTTACTGTGTATTTTTTCGCCAAAACCTGCTTGATCCACGGTACTCCATACACTGTGCAACATTGGCATGTACTAGAGCTCCCAGCACATAAGTGCAGAACCTGACCTTCTCAAAAACATTTATCTTCTTCAAAGCCATAATCCGATGAGCTGGTATGAAAATAGCTCTGTGGACAACACTGCTTGAACCACTTGCAACAGAACCAAAAATATGCATCTCGCGAGATGAACATCGGTATGCCTTATCAGAAGAACGTGCTTTATCTCGTCCAGTCTTTCGTTTATGGAAGCCAACCTCACTGATGTTGTATTCGCCAGAAGATCTACTCAGTAAGTTAACAGTTCCACCTTCCAAAACCTTGACAAAAGAAAAGGTGAGGAAAAGGGGTCAGGTAACCAGGAATAGGCTGAATGCTTGTTTGTAGCCTTCAATCTTCAGGATTACAAACTCCAAGAAGTACAGTGAGCGGTAGGATAATATGAAGCCCCGTCCTAAAGATCTTCCCCCAATCATTCCAAGGTAATATGGTAACAGAGGTGCAGCGCGGATTAGGGTTAGGATTAGGGCTAGTCTAATTACAATCAAGCCgcgaatttatttattttcgcgAGGACAGGAGCACGCACCTCACCTTCACGTGCTCCGATCACCGGCCGCCCTGTGCGGCTGTGCCCCCGTCGCGGCGTAGCCAGCCGCACGTCGTGGTCGTGGCCCGTCGCCGCCCAGCACGTCGCGAATCTGGTCGTGGGCCCTCCTCCGCAGCGGCCCGTCGCCGCGCACCGTCGTCCGCAGCGGCCCGTCGCCGCGCACCGTCGTCTTCACCGCAATCTGTCGCGCCAACACGCTCGCCTCCGGCCGCCCCGTCCAGGCTCCACGGCGTCGTGCGGACTCATCCTCTCCTGCCTGCTGTACGTGCTTGAACAGAGGACTCCTCTCCTCTCCGCTCCGCTGGCTGCTGCTTGTAGGAAAACAGAGGAGTTGCGGCACGGCTGGTGCTCTGCTCCCCTCTACTGCTACTTCGCTGCTGGGAGAGTGCTCTGTTCTGTTCGTCTGCTCGAGTGCCATTTCTTcttctggtggtggtggtgagagCAGAGAAGGTTGGCATCAGTTTGCTACTGCCCGTGTGATCATGGATCAATCCTGCTACCTCTGGCATTCTTCTGCTGCTACTGGCGCTACGGATGGTTGAGGTAACTAAGTCTAGAACAATACACGCGCTACGCTGAGTGGGTTCCACTGCATCGAAATAAAAATAGAATaattggaaaaaaataaaaagagaaaataaaaaaagaaaaaacggccCCCAGCTCAATCCGCATCGAAACCATCTTCTTTTCTACTGCACAGCTCGCCCCCATGCCGCTGCTCCATCGAGCACAGAGGAGTTCGCGGTCCAAACTCACCGCCCAGCACCTCCGCCTCCAGGCCGGCGCCCCCGtgctccgcctcgccgtcgctgcAAGAACCCACCAACTCCAGGTgcaaaaaaatgaagaaaaaaatccAGCACAGGTCCACCAGACGCCATCATTGACGGGCGGATCCGCCACCCGCGCGACTCCTCCAAGCCAGCGGCCAGATCCGCCACCGGTCGCATCCCCAGCCTGGTGGATCCCGGCGGTGATCGGGATGGAGCGGGAGGGGGAAGGGGCCGGGGAACTCGGCAGATGACGGCGCCGAAGGGCGGAGCCGGTCGGatcccccgccggcggcggggcggagcgaaCGGCGGGGGTCGAGAGGCAGGGAGCCCGGGAAGGGGCGGTGGCCGAGGGCAGCAACCGGtggcgggggaggagggcgaggggcaGAGGACGGCGACCAACGGCAGGAACGGCGAGGCGGAGCGAACGGCGGGGTCGAGAGGTGGGAGctcgggagggggcggcggccgaggacaGCGACCGATGGctggggaggagggcgaggggcaGAGGACGGCGGCCACCAGCGGGAGCAGAGGGC carries:
- the LOC120712460 gene encoding mitogen-activated protein kinase kinase 3-like yields the protein MLAVHYYLMFYGSDTVWRYMKTFYREESVFSFLGEEHIGQSDIFGTLSRIRKMLKCSRPRSKIVHVIEKVRCCAHGEEGVAIRVSGLFIVGNELLVCEDGLRAEGMPSTDEVPFDIMSKRVGRFREEFFMEPGNAMGCFIISTQKLHVETWSFTSQIVESV